TCGGCTACTTCTACCTCTTCAGCTACTTCTTCGAAGTTCAGCAGTTCGTTTGCTTTGAGGATGGCATACCATTTTACCATCTTCTTCATGTCGCTAACGTAAACCCTGTCCTCATCGAAAGAAGGAAACACGCTTTTGAAATAAGACTTGATAGCATTATTATCAGCCTTGGTACCTACCACGGCTGTGGTAGCTTCCTGATCCTGCATGGCCTTGAATACTTCAGCCAGGTTTACATTTTCTCCGGTTGTAAACACTTCAATGCTTTCCAGCGGAGTAAAATTATGGATGCGGGAGCTCACAAATTTGGTGCTCTTGTCTTCCAGAGATCTTACTATAGCGCCATCCTGTTTGCTGGCAATCAATTGAAACAGACCACTCAAACCGGTTACTGCAACTATTTCTCTATACTGCATGTTCAAATTTTTAAGAAGCGCAAATATAAAAAATCGTTTCTATCCGACAAATTGGAGAGGCTGTTCATTTAATTATTCTGCATAATTGACTAAAACAACCTTTCATATTGACGACATCAACTATTTAACTTTTTTCCTAATACCACAGGCAATTTCCATTGCCGGACCTCTCCTGCGGGGCTGAAAGCCTGCGCAAAGATGATATATATACCTGTGACCAGCTCGCGGTTATTTTCTCCCCGGCCATCCCAGGTCATATATCCTGCTGCCGGCAGGGAAGTATTTCGCTCCAATAACCGGACCTTTCTTCCTGCTGCGTCAAAAATCGTGACATTTATGATGTACCCCGGCTCAGGAAACTGGTAGTGAAGTACAGCCAGGTCATCCAGTCCGTCGTTATCGGGAGAGAAGATAGCCGGCTGGACAGCCAGCATGCCTGTTCCTTCACCTGCTGGCAGCTGCCGGGAATTAGCCCTTCCTGGGGTGGCATATTTCACTGTTGATGCAGCCGAGCGCCAGTTATAGGCATCCTGTGTGGCACCATCGGGTTGTAACCTTTCCAGGGAAACACCACGGGTATTGCTGGCAAGTTCCGCATGCATCTTATCTGAATAGTGTAGTTCGTCAATGACCTGGCCGGCGGCGTTTAATAATACAACCGTGCCCTCCTCATTGATCAATGCCGGGAGGTCTATTTTATAAATTGCGTCCGGCGACCAGCAGTCGTAAGGTAAACACAGCGACGCCGGAGAGGTGGTGAAAGCCGCATAATTTCCCGGTAGCAATAAACGGGGAGTAGCTGACAAGGGAATTACCTCATCCAGTCCGCCATCGGTTTTTCTTCTGGTGATGAATAACTGCCTCAGGTCAACTGCTTTCCGACTCCGGTTCCGGACCTCTACAAATTCAGGTACTCCGGGAGCAGGGTCATATAAGATCTCGTTGAACACGATATCAAAGCTATCTGCTATAAATGCCCTGGCCAGCAACAGCTCTTTTGTAGTTGTTACCGGTTGTCCGGTACAGTCGTGCATATTATCCACAGCAATGGCATATACCTGATAAGGCAGGAGGGGAGCGGACAAACGTAGTGAGACACTATTATATAACGGTGGCATTGCGGTAAGAGCTGTTACCTGTAGCTGCGGTTCAAAACGGTAACGGGCTACATCGCTTACCTGCATGCTATCCATTATTCCGGAAAAAGAAAGTATGACGGTCATACTATCTGGTGCATAAGCATTGATAACGGTCACAGGTGGAGGCGTTGTTCCAGGTGCGCTAACCGTATTCGGCCGGCCAGGCGTACCGCCTTCTTTTGCGAGCGATGGCCGCCAGTTCGAAGCACCTGCACAAGGTAAGTTGACGTCTACCATTTCAAGGCTCCATCCACCTTTCTCTTTCACCGGATTATCATACCAGCTCCGGTCATAGGCGACAGCGTGTACGAGCATGCCACTATCATTGCGCAGCGTAATAAAATCACTGTCACCAGGTGCAGGAAAACTACTGATACCCATCACAGGTGCATCTGCAGGAAAGAGGCCAGCAGACTGGCGGTCACAAACTATCAGGTAGCTACCGGGTGTGAATGTCCAGGCAGATAATGCTACGTCTCTGCTGCCGTTACCAATACGCCAGCCTTTCAGCTGAAAAGTAAAGGGACTATTGTTTTTCAGTTCTACGAAACGGGCAGGTAGTAATCCGGCGGAAGGCAATGCCCTGGGGAGAAATTCATGGATCAACACATCATATCCTGTACTGAGATAGTACAGGAAAGAGGTAGTTAGAACATGCGCCGTATTACCAGCAAGATCCGTTACCTCTTTAATATATAACTGAACGCTATCACCATTCGGGAACGGTTGAGAGAACTGTACATTTATGCAGGCAGGCATATTACTGTCCCTGCGGATCTGCAACGGAGTATTACCTGTTTGTGAAAGGTAGAAATGATCATAGTTACTGATGCTGCTGCTATCGGGTATTTCACTAAAACAGCAACTGAGTGTATGATCGTTGATCAATCGTACTGACAACAGAGAAGGAGGGGTCGTGTCAGCAACAACGGCACTGACACTGATATCATCAAAATAATGGCGGCGAAAGAAGGAAGCGGTAGACTGACGTACGGCAAAGCCCATGAAGCGGGAGGTATTATAACGATTATCCTTTGCGATGCCTTCGCGGACATAATTCGAGCCGCTGCCATTTTCATCGGTCCATAGTTCCCAGTCATCGTCTTTCCGGCTCACTTTAATCTTGAGTAGGGAAGAGGTATGATCAGTGATACCATCCCTTCCGTCGATGAGTAGAACGGGAGTGGTGTTGCCATCTTTTCTGTACAGACAGATGTCATCTTTTGTGTTACCGATGCGCACGAAATACCCTTTGAGAGCGGGCGCCAGCAGATTGGCACTATCAGCGATCAGGAATACGTCCGTGTAGTTGAGAGAGGAGGTATTGAAATCCAGTTGCAGCCACCACTCCCATATTGCATTGCGGGCTAACGAAGAGGGCGTGGAGAGGTAGAAGCCAGTGCTGGCCTGTTGCAGATGACTTCTCAGTTTGCCCTGCTCTACAGACCAGGCGGTATCTGTTCCGTTCCAGGAAACCGCCTCATTAATAGACTGATAATCAAACTTTTCGCTCACCTGAGCATAAGAGAAAGTTACCTGCAGGAGCAGGCATGCACAAACAATGGTAATACGCATGTTTAAATAAATTGGGTTGGTTTGGCCTGAAAATTAGTGATTTTCTATGATTCTGGCTCAGACATTGAAAACCGCAATGGTTGTGTTAAATTTGCATTTCCAAAAAATTAAAATGTAAAAACAATGAAAGTTGCCGTAGTAGGAGCTACCGGACTGGTAGGCTCAAAAATGTTACAAGTATTGACCGAAAGAAATTTTCCGGTTACAGAACTGATTCCCGTGGCTTCAGAAAGGTCCGTTGGTAAGGAAGTAACATTTAAGGGCAAGCCTTATAAGGTGGTCAATGCGGATACGGCAATTTCCATGAAGCCGGATGTAGCACTGTTTTCTGCAGGTGGCAGCACTTCCCTGGAGTGGGCGCCAAAATTTGCGGAAGCGGGTATTACTGTAATTGACAACTCTTCTGCGTGGAGAATGGACCCTACCAAGAAACTGGTTGTTCCAGAGATCAACGGTAAGACACTGACCCCTGAAGATAAGATCATTGCAAACCCGAACTGTTCTACTATCCAGATGGTGCTTGTACTGAACCCATTACATGAAAAGTATAAGATCAATCGTGTGGTGGTATCTACATACCAGTCAGTAACAGGTACAGGTGTTAAAGCGGTAGACCAGCTAATGAACGAGCGTAAAGGTATTGAGGGAGAGAAAGCGTATGCGCATCAGATAGACCTGAACGTTATCCCTCAGATCGATGTATTCCTGGATAATGGCTACACGAAAGAGGAGATGAAGATGGTGAAAGAGACGGTGAAGATCATGGGAGACAGCCATATTCGTGTTACTGCGACAACAGTACGTATTCCGGTTATTGGCGGTCACAGTGAGTCTGTGAACATTGAATTTGACAATGAGTATGACCTGGCGGAAGTACGTAGCATCCTGGAGAACACACCAGGTGTTATTGTAGTAGATGATCCATCTAAGGCACAATATCCGATGCCAAAGGATGCACATGAGAAAGATGAGGTATTTGTAGGTCGCATCCGTCGTGATGAAACACAGGAGAAAACACTGAATATGTGGATTGTGGCAGACAATCTTCGTAAAGGGGCGGCGACTAACGCTGTTCAGATAGCAGAATTCCTGCATTCACAGAAATGGATATAGGATTTAGTGGGTCGGAATTGTCGGGTAAAGTCATAATTCCGTCAACGTATAAACGATTTATTTAAACTGATAAGAGCAAGTGTCCCCACACTTGCTCTTTTAGTATCTATTTCATGTTAATTAAGTATCAGTTTAACAAAAATTACACAGAAGTAGTATTGCTTTGTGGAAGATAAAATCCAATTTTGGAAACATAATCCTATGCCAACTTACTTATTCCAAAAAAGTATCTTTGTAAGAAAGTAAGGAGCCTGAAGAACTAACATTCTTTAATCCGTAAACACCCTTAAAGTCCTATGAAAACCAACGCCAATCGTGAGCTTTTACTGATGCACAAATTTACAGAGGAGTGGAGTTCTAATTTTTCTTCACAGGTGTCCCGCATCATGAACATCGTGGATCAACATGATACACTGGACGGCATTATCCCGATCATTGAGGTAGCCAACGTGTATAATCAACGTTTTGCGCATACGAAGACAGACAAGGAAAACCTGTTAAAGAACCGTAAGGCAAGACCGTTTGAATTCCTGATCCACAAGAACTAACACGTTGAAAATTATTGTGCTGTAGTCGTCTGCCGGCCGGTGAATGTGCATACGGTCGGATACTTTACCCGGCAGATGGACATGCGGCTCACACGTTAGAAACGGTGTTGCTCCCAAAGAAAATCATGGTGCATTGTGGCCTACCCATCCGCCCGCGGCGGACAGTGAGTAATGATAGTATTTTCACCCCGGGAACTTAATGTAACTATTCCAGATCGAGTGCTCTGTCCATGAACCTTACGAAAGGTTGCATTACAGAAAAAATTTTAAGGATCTCCCTCACTAATGAAGGCTGTTGAGTAGCCTCGTCGGATATGTGATGCCATACGGTGAAGCTTTTCAGTTTCAGGTATGCGATGGCAGGATTATCTGGCAGGTATCCCTGTGGAGCAGTCTTAAGTGATTCGCCTTCGATCTTACCGAAGTAGCGGATGAAGTCCTTATTGGAGATGATCTGTTGAAATTCTTCGAAATTATAGTCTATTTCCTGTCTCACTTTTTTGAGTACAGCGGCTTCGGGCATCCATAGACCGCCGCCGGCAAAACTATTGCCTCCGGGTTCCAGATGGAAGTAATAACCCGGGCGCGGCGTTTTACGTCCACCGGGCGCAAAAGCTGCGCCCATATTCGTTTTATAGGGAGTCTTATCCTTTGAGAAACGTACGTCTTTATAAATACGGAAAGTACAATCCTTGACCTGCAGTCCTATCAGCGCTGGTTCCTGTTTATATAATCCGTCCAGGATCTGTTGCACCACGCTTTCGTAGTCTGCCTTCGCCTGTTGGTAGTCTGATTTATGTTCATCAAACCAGACCTTGTTATTATTCTTATTTAACGACTTTAAAAACTTCAACGTGGGGGGCTGTAACATGTAATCAGTTTTGTACACAAAATATAAAAATTATTTTCTACAGTCCAGTATTCTACAAATGCACTATGCTCTTCATTCCCGGCTGAAAACCGGGAACGAAGAGCGCAGTTAATATGTTTTGCGTACTAGAAATGATAGGTTGCAGCCAGCAACGCAGCGGGCAGCGTACCTACAGGTGCGCCTGATTTCTTATTGAAGATATCAACAGATGCTTTATCTAATCTGAATTCAGGTACAATGGTAAGGTTACCGACCTTATAGTTCACGGAGAGCGTGCCTGCTACAACGTGTCCGCCACCTGCAGCGGCGAAGGTTTTCAGAGCGTCCTTGTCATCAAAATATTCACCACGGAGGGTCAGTCCCAGTTTATCGGAGAAGTCAACATTGATATACACTGCAGAGCCCCACCACTGTTTAGCCGTTTCACCAGGTTCTTTCTCACGGGTGTTATTATAGGTGGAGACAGTACCATTATAACCGAGGCCCAGCACAGAATTGATCTGATAGGTGGCCACAAAGTCGATCTGATGGTTCTGTACGCCAGTGGTGTCTTTACCTTCCAGGTAGTTGAGATAGAGTTTAAGTGGTGCTGCGGTAGAGGAATAGCCTAATTGTGCGCCTACATATTTGTTATTAGTCCAGGAGGCAGACTTAAAATCAGTAGGATTGAACAAGCCGATCATCGCGGTCCAGGCGCTATTAATAGTAATATCCGCTTTGATGCCGGTACTGAAGAAAGGACCGTTACTGAACATATAACTCATACTGTAGTTCCTGTTCAGATAGGCATCCAGGAGTTCGTAGCCGATGTGTGTACCAAAGCTACCCATACTTACTTTTAATTTATCCATGACCTGGTAACCAACGTACAGCTGTTTGATGAGTAATTCAGCAGTATTTGTTTTATCAGTAGTCTCGTTATAGGAAAATTCAGCAGCTCTTTTACCGAAACCGAGATCCGCTACTATACTTCCCTTCTTAAATTCATGTTCGGCTTTCAGAGAGATCATGCCCAGTTCAAAGCTATTATGTGAGTTTGTGAAACTGGTTTTGTTGTTGGTGTTATTGCCATTGAAATCATACCTATAATAAACATCCGCAGAACCCGAAATCTTTACCAGTGGGGCTTTCGCGGTATCGGCAGCAGTCTGGGAATGGGCAATAAATCCCTGGCAGGCAGCAAATGCTACCAATAGAACTTTTTTCATGCAGTCAAATTTGGTTGATAAATGGTGTGCGTATGTTATTGAATCGTAGTTCCTTGCTCGCTCTGTTCTATAGCCGGAAAAATGAAGGGGAAAGAATAGCTAATAATTAACCGGGAGGTAAATTTCACATGGAATAATAGAAATTGGTTGATAAAAATCCTGGTTGATAAAATGTAATACTGTCTACGTCTTTTATTCCCAGTATAATTATTAGCTATTCAGTCTTGAGGGTATCAAACGATGTTAATCTCTTTATTGTGGCTTGTTATTGTATGATCTGCTCTTCTTTCAGTGCACCGTTGTTGTGTACACTAAGCATTGCAGGGTGATACTGTTCGTTGTGCTGTGTAGCATCCAGACCCAGTTCTTCTTCTTCTTCGCTTACACGCAGTGGGTGGATAAAGTTGATCAGCTTGAAGATACCGTATGACACAGTGAAGCTGTATACTACTACGATCACAAGACCGATCACCTGGTTTTTGAAGAGTTCAAAACCACCGTAGAACAGACCATCGCTGATGGCGCCGTTTACATTTTTGCTGGCGAAGATACCTGTGAGTAACATACCCACCATACCACCGATACCATGGCAAGGGAATACATCGAGTGTATCATCGATCGCTGTTTTGGATTTGTAGTGGGCCACCAGGTTAGATACGATTGCAGAAGCGAAACCGATCATGATACTCTGTGGGATACCTACGAAGCCAGCAGCAGGGGTAATAGCCACCAGACCTACAACAGCACCGATACAGAAACCGAGCGCAGAAGCTTTACGGCCACGGATCACATCGAAGAAGATCCAGGACAGACCAGCAGCAGCAGCAGCAGTATTAGTAGTAGCGAAAGCAGAAGCAGCAAGGCCGTTAGCACCCAGGGCAGAACCTGCGTTGAAACCGAACCAGCCGAACCACAGTAAACCTGTACCTAACAATACGAAAGGGATATTAGCAGGTTGCAGTTCTTTCTTTTCAATATGGTCTTTACGGCGTTTTAGTACCAGTACACCAGCAAGGGCAGCGCAACCAGCAGAGATGTGTACCACAGTACCACCTGCGAAGTCGAGTACCCCCATTTTGAACAGGATACCATCAGGATGCCAGGTCCAGTGTGCGATTGGCGCATACACCAGCAGGCTGAATAACACCATAAATAATACATAAGACGTAAAACGGATCCTTTCCGCAACAGCACCTACAACCAGGGCAGGCGTGATCACCGCGAACTTCATCTGGAAGAGGGCGAATAGCAGTAAAGGAATAGTGCCGGCGAGAGACCATGGCTGGCCGGAAGGCACCCCTTTAAAGAACAGGAAGGTTGAAGGATCACCAATCAGACCATTTATTGATTTACCGAAGGATAAGCTGAATCCAACAGCTACCCAGACGATGCTCACTACACCGGTAGCGATGAAGCTTTGAACCAGTGTTGAGATGACGTTCTTACGGTTCACCATACCACCATAAAAGAATGACAATCCTGGTGTCATCAGGAATACTAGGCAGGAAGCCACCAGAATCCAGGCAATATCACCATAATTGTACTTACCCTCAGGATCGGCAAAAGGAAGCTCGCCCGGAATGAAAAGTGCAATTATCGAGACCAAAGCCAGCATAATGAAGGGCAAATAGTCTTGAAAGGATGTTTTCTTCATAGCAATTGATTTTTAAATTTCTTCAATAAAAGTATGAAGGATATTCAATTCATCAAATAGAAAAGGTAAAAAATAGAAATGATTGAAGAAAAATATGGGATACTGGGGCAAAAATTAACTATATTATTATTATTTATAATATAAATACTACTTTTTGTAGTTAGAAGTGCCTCAAAGGTACGCATACACCAGCCTTAAATATTTATATATCAATAACTTACACAAGCAGCGAGCTGGCGTTTAACAATTTTCTAACATGGGAGAGACAGTTGCTACTGCAAATATGTAATATAGGCCATAATAAAATAAAAATCAGCCCATTAAATATTAGGCTGATTTTACTAGGTGTGCACCTTTCGTTGAATATTATCGATATATTAAAAATAATTCAATGTGAATTTTATGATCTGGGACATATAAATCACCCTTACTGCGGTATTATTGCTTCATACTTTCTAATTCACGTTGCATTGCGAACATCTGGTCGCGTAAACGGGCCGCTTCCATAAAGTCAAGATCCCTGGCAGCCTTCTCCATATCCTTCTTCACCTTGCCAATTGCTTTCTCCATCTGCGGGATAGTTTTAGCTGTTACAGCTTCCTGT
The DNA window shown above is from Chitinophaga agri and carries:
- a CDS encoding ammonium transporter, which produces MKKTSFQDYLPFIMLALVSIIALFIPGELPFADPEGKYNYGDIAWILVASCLVFLMTPGLSFFYGGMVNRKNVISTLVQSFIATGVVSIVWVAVGFSLSFGKSINGLIGDPSTFLFFKGVPSGQPWSLAGTIPLLLFALFQMKFAVITPALVVGAVAERIRFTSYVLFMVLFSLLVYAPIAHWTWHPDGILFKMGVLDFAGGTVVHISAGCAALAGVLVLKRRKDHIEKKELQPANIPFVLLGTGLLWFGWFGFNAGSALGANGLAASAFATTNTAAAAAGLSWIFFDVIRGRKASALGFCIGAVVGLVAITPAAGFVGIPQSIMIGFASAIVSNLVAHYKSKTAIDDTLDVFPCHGIGGMVGMLLTGIFASKNVNGAISDGLFYGGFELFKNQVIGLVIVVVYSFTVSYGIFKLINFIHPLRVSEEEEELGLDATQHNEQYHPAMLSVHNNGALKEEQIIQ
- a CDS encoding DUF2461 domain-containing protein, which produces MLQPPTLKFLKSLNKNNNKVWFDEHKSDYQQAKADYESVVQQILDGLYKQEPALIGLQVKDCTFRIYKDVRFSKDKTPYKTNMGAAFAPGGRKTPRPGYYFHLEPGGNSFAGGGLWMPEAAVLKKVRQEIDYNFEEFQQIISNKDFIRYFGKIEGESLKTAPQGYLPDNPAIAYLKLKSFTVWHHISDEATQQPSLVREILKIFSVMQPFVRFMDRALDLE
- a CDS encoding lamin tail domain-containing protein, yielding MRITIVCACLLLQVTFSYAQVSEKFDYQSINEAVSWNGTDTAWSVEQGKLRSHLQQASTGFYLSTPSSLARNAIWEWWLQLDFNTSSLNYTDVFLIADSANLLAPALKGYFVRIGNTKDDICLYRKDGNTTPVLLIDGRDGITDHTSSLLKIKVSRKDDDWELWTDENGSGSNYVREGIAKDNRYNTSRFMGFAVRQSTASFFRRHYFDDISVSAVVADTTPPSLLSVRLINDHTLSCCFSEIPDSSSISNYDHFYLSQTGNTPLQIRRDSNMPACINVQFSQPFPNGDSVQLYIKEVTDLAGNTAHVLTTSFLYYLSTGYDVLIHEFLPRALPSAGLLPARFVELKNNSPFTFQLKGWRIGNGSRDVALSAWTFTPGSYLIVCDRQSAGLFPADAPVMGISSFPAPGDSDFITLRNDSGMLVHAVAYDRSWYDNPVKEKGGWSLEMVDVNLPCAGASNWRPSLAKEGGTPGRPNTVSAPGTTPPPVTVINAYAPDSMTVILSFSGIMDSMQVSDVARYRFEPQLQVTALTAMPPLYNSVSLRLSAPLLPYQVYAIAVDNMHDCTGQPVTTTKELLLARAFIADSFDIVFNEILYDPAPGVPEFVEVRNRSRKAVDLRQLFITRRKTDGGLDEVIPLSATPRLLLPGNYAAFTTSPASLCLPYDCWSPDAIYKIDLPALINEEGTVVLLNAAGQVIDELHYSDKMHAELASNTRGVSLERLQPDGATQDAYNWRSAASTVKYATPGRANSRQLPAGEGTGMLAVQPAIFSPDNDGLDDLAVLHYQFPEPGYIINVTIFDAAGRKVRLLERNTSLPAAGYMTWDGRGENNRELVTGIYIIFAQAFSPAGEVRQWKLPVVLGKKLNS
- a CDS encoding DUF5606 family protein, translating into MQYREIVAVTGLSGLFQLIASKQDGAIVRSLEDKSTKFVSSRIHNFTPLESIEVFTTGENVNLAEVFKAMQDQEATTAVVGTKADNNAIKSYFKSVFPSFDEDRVYVSDMKKMVKWYAILKANELLNFEEVAEEVEVAEEAPAADAEVAEKPAKKAAKPKKAAAKEGAEEVATEEAPAEKPKKARAKKEDAPAAEGEEAPKKKAAPKKKKTEE
- a CDS encoding aspartate-semialdehyde dehydrogenase; translated protein: MKVAVVGATGLVGSKMLQVLTERNFPVTELIPVASERSVGKEVTFKGKPYKVVNADTAISMKPDVALFSAGGSTSLEWAPKFAEAGITVIDNSSAWRMDPTKKLVVPEINGKTLTPEDKIIANPNCSTIQMVLVLNPLHEKYKINRVVVSTYQSVTGTGVKAVDQLMNERKGIEGEKAYAHQIDLNVIPQIDVFLDNGYTKEEMKMVKETVKIMGDSHIRVTATTVRIPVIGGHSESVNIEFDNEYDLAEVRSILENTPGVIVVDDPSKAQYPMPKDAHEKDEVFVGRIRRDETQEKTLNMWIVADNLRKGAATNAVQIAEFLHSQKWI
- a CDS encoding porin, whose protein sequence is MKKVLLVAFAACQGFIAHSQTAADTAKAPLVKISGSADVYYRYDFNGNNTNNKTSFTNSHNSFELGMISLKAEHEFKKGSIVADLGFGKRAAEFSYNETTDKTNTAELLIKQLYVGYQVMDKLKVSMGSFGTHIGYELLDAYLNRNYSMSYMFSNGPFFSTGIKADITINSAWTAMIGLFNPTDFKSASWTNNKYVGAQLGYSSTAAPLKLYLNYLEGKDTTGVQNHQIDFVATYQINSVLGLGYNGTVSTYNNTREKEPGETAKQWWGSAVYINVDFSDKLGLTLRGEYFDDKDALKTFAAAGGGHVVAGTLSVNYKVGNLTIVPEFRLDKASVDIFNKKSGAPVGTLPAALLAATYHF